CGGCAGTATGGTGTGATGGGGGTTAAGTATGGAGCAACGGGTTTGAATCCCAGTTATTCTACTTTctaactgtgtgatcttgggcaagttgtttaatTTACCTACTTAACGAAATTCACTTACCAAATTATTTTtgtgactcagttttctcatctattaaGTGGATCCAAGGGGAACAAGTTCATGTAAAGCTCACATGCCCTTTCGAGACCACGTTCGTTGGCAAGGACCCCAGAATTCCTTGCCCAGTGGCCATGAACACACCTTCATGATCTGTGTGGACCTCTGCTCTTTGTCCTTCTGCTGGCTGACTCTGCCTTCCAGGCATCATTACAGGTCTGAAATGGTGCTAAGGGAGAGCTGTGTGACAGGAGTACGGATGGGACTTGGATGAGCAGGTTGGAGCATCCTATATGTAACAGGCAGGCAATgacagagctgaggacagggagagaaggggatGGACTGTGGGACAGAGGTAAGGTGGCCAAGTTGTCACATTCCAGTAGCATGCAATAATCTATGAATCTGAGGATCTAAATTTGAGCCCAGCTTTCAGTTGTCATGAAAGTAAGTTTGTCAAGGTAGGAGAACACAATATTATTTGACAATTTGATGGCTTGattcatgaatttaaaatatttagatatatagcCTGTGGACCAggactatctatctatctatctatctatctatctatctatctatctatcatatatctatctattcttgagagacagagagagagagacagagacagagacacagcagagggagaagcaggctccatgcagggagcccgacgtggaacttgatcccaggtctcaggatcacaccctgggctgaaggcggtgctaaaccgctgagccacccgggctgccctggaccaGGACTCTTGCCCCAGCCTGTAAGTTTAGAGGTAAGCCTTGTAGGCCTGACATGAGGGCCAAATGAAACCATAGATGAAAAATCCCCAAAGGAATGCCTGGTGCATGTGGTGTGTATTCAGTAACATTAGCAATGATGATGCTCATGATTCTTCTGAGGATAATAGGGTCTTAGTGAAAGAACTTAAGCACAAAAGTGACACTTTCTCACTATTTCTTCCAACAAATATTGATTAAGAGTATCCTATGTGTCTGGCATTGTTCTGGGAGCATCCAATAACACTAGTAATCAATGCAAAGCTCTATTTTCAAAGAATGTACATTGGAGTGGAAGGTagggacacacaaaaaaatttaacacTTGAGAAGCGGTGTCTTTTAGTCTTAGAAAGATCACTTTGCCTGGAGGGAGGTAAGATGGTAGGTAGACATCAGTTAGGAGCTTGTTGGGATATTCTAGAGAAGAGATGGTAGTTGTGGTTGTCTGATATTAGGTAGTGGCAGAGTGAATAGAGATCAGTGAACAGATTACAAAACATGAATATGGTAGAATGAGGACACTTGGGTGATTGATGGATatagggaggaagagaggaaagaagtaataaaaaatgatagCTAGGATTCTGACTTAGGCATCAGGATAATGGTGATGCTGGGCACAGGGACTGGAATACGGGAAAAGTAGGGATTGGTTTGGAAAGAAGATGAAGGGACCTGTTTTGGACATTTGAGGTTTTGAGATGCCCACAGAGCACCCAAGTAGCAGTGTCCGGTAGGCAATTTTGTGTATGAGTAGAACTTCAGCCAGGTGGAAAGTGTCTCAGggtgagagcacaagtggtgtGGGCTGGGCATTCGGTGGGAGAAAAGGAGGTCAAAGCAGAGCGTATCTGCCAGGAGAGGGAGTGAGCTCGTGTAGGCAGCTTGAGGAGATGAAGCGCAGGGGAAGTGTTTATTAGGTTGTGGTGAAGCTGGCACTTTTGAAGCCAAAGGAAAGCCACCAGTGGTGGGTAGAGAGAGACTGGACGCACATAAGAAGGGTGGTTGACCCTTGCCAAGTTCCTGCCAGGGGTAGGAGGAAAGAGGGGGTTGTGAAAATCACTCACCGTTTCACCatggaataaaaaggaaaaagaaaaaagaaatcatttatacAGCCATCCACtcactgattatttatttattgagaaccttCCACATGCCACGCATTGCCCTGGTTTTGGGAATGAGAGGAAAAAACCCTTCACCCTATTGTACTATAGATTGTACTATTGTTCtatagattaaaacaaaacccacaccaaatacaaacaaaaacttgCCCCCTGCCAGGCATGGGCTAAAGAAGAAAGGCATAGACTTGACAGAAATGTGAGTGATTAAAAGGCACCAGAGCCTCTCAGCAGGGATTTTGCTTGTTCCCACAGGCAACAGGTAAGGCAGCAGCAGGGGGCCAGGGACCTGGAAATCAGATACCCCCCTGATGTGagaggaaatttttatttcaagcacAGATTTTAACTATAAATAATTAGAGGAATCTCTTGCAGGCGTGCTGTGCTTGATGTACTCAGAGACACAAGAAAGACAAATGACTCCAGGCGAAGGACAATAGCAAATTCTCTTCAACATCAATGAACTTGACATCTGAACCTTCAGTCCTTCGAAAAGCAAATCCCTGGTTCATCTCTTTAATCCTCCAACTCAACTAATTCCACTTAATTACTGCCTAAAAGGACTAAACCCATCAAGTCATGCTTAGCTCTAACCCCATTAGAGTTGTTAACAGTCACTAACTAATACCATTtcatggaaagggagagaggacagcAGAGGAAGTGCGTCTTGCTCTCCATTCCGAAATGTCACCTTACAGACAGCCGGGAGAGGACTCCTACCATAGGATCCAGGGCTATGGCACATGTTAGATAGAGAGGAACGTTTCTAGTGTCAGACCTAGGGAGGAGAAATGTTAAATTTATGTGTGAGGATTCACAGAAAGTCTGAAAAGGAAGGGCCTTGGAAGTCACTGAGTGAAAACTTATTTGACAAGATGACAAAACGATCCATCACAAGGCCAGTTGGTGGAGGCTCAGCTTAGAACTCAGGTGTCCCGAAACTCCACGGCTCATTTTTTCCATTATGCGCTCTTACCATATTCCATACTGACTTAAGTTTTCAAATAAACGATTTTCACAGCAAAAATGGATTTACtggggggcaaggggagggaagggtggCTTTTATGGAAAATTTCCCATGCGGAATGGTTAAGTAAGTGGTTGCATCAAAGAAGTTTCCAACATCTGACTGCAAATCTCCATCTAAggccataaaataaaaaagttctcaAGTAAAGAGTCATTGTGTCATCGACACTGGattattcaggttttcttttttctccctgacACCTACTTTTCACCTGACCATTTCATTTTTACCCTCTAACCATTTGATTCCTGAACACAAGCCAAACTCTGAAAAGGAGTTTGGTGATGAGAATAAAATCAAAGTTATGATTTAAGTGGAGGCTCGGGGATTTTCTGTGGATAATTACCCATGTCCCACCTTAccaaagggaggggaaaaaaaaaagaatttcatttggAATATAAAGTAATTCTCTCTGCAAGTGTGGGATGGAAGAGATCAGTCCTGGGTATGGGAGTATAGTCATCCCTCAGAAAAATCTTGCCCACGGAACGCATGAGGCTAGGACGAAATAGATCAGGAGCGTATTACGTTTTATTCCAACACTGAtgagaggaagaggatgaagggaagaaaaatgaagcagggtGAAAAATAAGGTGATTGGgcgagagagagaaaagacaaggcAGAGAAACTTGTTAATTACAGCACTTTCTGaacaaggtattttttttcccctttcacaaGATAGAAGCTATTGAATAATTCATGCCAAGCGTGGCAAGGCTGCCTTTTTCCCTGGGTGATGCAGAGCTGAGCACCAGAGCGCTCCGTGTGGGTTCAGCACCGCGGCCAGCACCCTGGCTCCGCGCGCCGCCGGCGCTCCCCGCAGCTCCGCTCCCGCCGCGCCcgagcccgccgcccgcccggagGCCTCCCCGCGCCCGCGGGCTGCTGCCCTCTGCCCGGGGCCGAGCGTGCGGCCGCCGCCGGGGAGGCGCGGGCCCCGGCTCCCGGCCCTGACGCCGGCGCAGCGTCTCCTGCCGATGCGGGGACCACGGACGCGGCCGTGAGGAGGTGTCTCCGGGCGCCCCTGCCTCCGCCACCGCCCGCCGAGGACCAGCCCCAGAGTCAGgtacccccgccccccgcgccccggcgctGCCCCCGGCTGGGCGGCGTCTGCCTTCTGGACACCGCGGGCGCCGTCCGGCCGCCACTCCGTGCGTGTGCGCGTGCTTCGGGGACGACAGGAGCCTGCTGCCGGCGCCCCGTCCCggggccccccgccgcccgccccgcccgggggGGCCTGTCCCCGCGCGCCGGAGCCACTCCCGAGGGGGCACCCGTCCTCGGCcacgcggcccccgccccccgcccccgctcccgcaGGCCGCTAGTCCGCCCCCCGCGTCGCCGGCGCAGGGCCCGGGGGCCGTGCGCGCCCTCCGTGCGGGCGGCTGTCGGGATGGGCCGCGCCGGGCGGAGCTGAGGCTGGCGGCGAGGTGCGAAGAGCCGGCCAGCATGACCAACTCCTCCTCCGCGTCCACGTCCTCCACCACCGGGGGCTCGCTGCTGCTGCTCTGCGAGGAAGAGGAGTCGTGGGCGGGCCGGCGCATCCCCGTGTCCCTCCTGTACTCGGGGCTGGCCATCGGGGGCACGCTGGCCAACGGCATGGTCATCTACCTCGTGTCGTCCTTCCGAAAGCTGCAGACCACCAGCAACGCCTTCATCGTGAACGGCTGCGCCGCCGACCTGAGCGTGTGCGCCCTCTGGATGCCGCAGGAGGCGGTGCTCGGGCTGCTGCCCGCCGGCGCGGCGGAGCCCCCCGCGGGCTGGGACGGCGCGGGCGGCAGCTACCGCCTGCTGCGGGGCGGgctgctgggcctggggctcACCGTGTCCCTCCTGTCCCACTGCCTGGTGGCCCTGAACCGCTACCTGCTCATCACCCGGGCGCCCGCCACCTACCAGGCGCTGTACCAGCGGCGCCACACGGCGGGCATGCTGGCGCTGTCCTGGGCGCTGGCGCTGGCGCTCGTGCTGCTGCTGCCGCCCTGGGCCCCGCGGCCCGGCGCCGCGCCCCCGCGCCTGCACTACCCCGCGCTGCTGGCGGCCGCCGCCCTGCTGGCGCAGACGGCGCTGCTGCTGCACTGCTACCTGGGCATCGTGCGCCGCGTGCGCGTCAGCGTCAAGCGGGTCAGCGTCCTCAACTTCCACCTGCTGCACCAGCTGCCCggctgcgccgccgccgccgccgccttcccGGGCGCCCCGCACGCCCCGGGCCCCGGCGGCACGGCGCACCCGGCGCAGGCCCAGCCCCtgccgcccgcgctgcagccccgCCGGGCGCAGCGGCGTCTCAGCGGCCTGTCGGTGCTGCTGCTCTGCTGCGTCTTCCTGCTGGCCACGCAGCCGCTGGCCTGGGTGAGCCTGGCCAGCGGCTTCTCGCTGCCCGTGCCCTGGGGCGTGCAGGCGGCCAGCTGGCTGCTGTGCTGCGCCCTGTCGGCGCTCAACCCGCTGCTCTACACCTGGAGGAACGAGGAGTTCCGCCGCTCCGTGCGCTCCGTCCTGCCCGGCGTCGGGgacgcggccgccgccgccgccgccgccacggcGGTGCCCGCGGTGTCCCAGGCGCAGCTGGGCACCCGCGCCGCCGGCCAGCACTGGTGACCCGGCCGGGCCCCGgagggcgccccccgcccccgcccgccagGACCCCGCCAGGACCCCGCCAGGACCCCGGCAGGCCCCGCCCTGAGCCGCGGCGACGGCGGCGCCCGGGACCCCAGGCCTCCCCCGAGGGGCTCCCCGAGGCCCCTGTGCGCAGACACCCGAGTTTTAGcctctgtttctgtgttttagaGAAACCCTGAAGTCGAAACACCGGAAACTTCAAGGACTTGCTacactgacattttttaaaaaaggacaggtTCATTTATCTCCGCGCTGTCCTGCGAAGGGAGCTGTGATAAGGCCTGGACTGCGGGGCCCCGCCGCCGCGATAAGGCCTGGATTGCGCCCCCTCCGAGGCCTAGATTGCGGGGTCCCCCCCGCCGCGATAAGGCCTGGATTGCCGCCCCCTGCGAGGCCTGGATTGCGCCCCCTGCGAGGCCTGGATTGCGCCCCCTCCGAGGCCTGGATTGCGCCCCCTGCGAGGCCTGGATTGCGCCCCCTGCGAGGCCTGGATTGCGCCCCTCCGAGGCCTGGATTGCGCCCCCTCCGAGGCCTGGATTGCGCCCCCTGCGAGGCCTGGATTGCGCCCCCTGCGAGGCCTGGATTGCGCCCCCTGCGAGGCCTGGATTGCGCCCCTCCGAGGCCTGGATTGCGCCCCTCGCCTCCCGCACCAGCACCAGCGCGCGGGCCAGAGCGGCCGGTACCGCCGCAGCGAGCGGCCTTCCGGGAGCCGCTGGGGAAGTAGCTGGTCGTGGACGAAGCCTCCGTCCTCCGCAGCCCGCACTACCCTGGGGAGCGAAGCCGCAGATGTGCCCGCCAGCAGGAGCCGCCGCTAAGACCTCAAGCCCTTTATTCTTAAAAGGGTTTTTATAAAGTCGGGCCGTTAGccagtgagaaaagagaaaacagatcgATTACTTGAGCCCCGTGTTCGCACGTCTAAGACTCCACACGGGCACAGCGGGTTAAAGCGGGGATTTCCCATTGTGCCCATTGACGGTCTGAGCCAGCCATGGAATTGTGAAGACACAGAAGGGGTGTTTTAGGTGCCAGTTTCATGTTTCCTATAGCATGCACACGTGTGGCTACCTTCATTTGTAATCAGTTTACTTGCCTTATGAGTGTGATCGCAGCTTTGAACATTCTGTACTATAATGGTTGCTAAGGAGAATGaatccttctgttttctctttaacatttaaaatatctcaatGCACATGCTATAATTAAACACTAATAATGCCATGACTGCAGAGCTAACGTTAGCTGCTATTGCATGCTCCTAGATGCTAGAACTTACTGGGCATGTGGTTTACTAAAGCAATACCCATTAGACAAGGACATTTTACTTCTTCCAGACACCAGGAGAAGTGGCCTTCAATTCTtggaaaagagacacagagacacccTGGCTACCTACCTTTCTTGTCTTGACCCAATTTATGAGAAACTCCCAGTTGGGACTTTATCTTGCAAGTGGAACCACAGTCAAGATGGATCAATAATCATGGTTTTGGCTCTGTAAAGCGGTCTGTGCTCTTTTAGGGTTTAGACAAGCCACACATTAGAAAGCAACACTGTTTTCTATGTAGTTCGTATACATATGACCACGACACTCGACGTTAATATTGTGTCTGTTGAAAGAGGTGTAATAGACTCCGTTATATATAGCAAACAGTTCCAGTGGGAATCTGTCTTAAAATGTATGGTTCGAGGCTGGTCTTTGGTTTAccaaatttatttagaaatagctGAGATGCAAAATCATGTGAAGTCACTTCATAAAAttaaggtggggaaaaaagtaatttaagaTAATCATCTATTAGCATCATGACTGCTAACTACATCAAATCTGGGGCCGAGCAACCTCAATTACCTGCCTGTGTGATTCAGAACAAAGAACAGCTTGCTCTGTTGCACTCTTGAACATTGTGTAAGTTAGGACAGCGGGAACATGCGTGCATTTGAATAATTGCACTTACTAGGGCATTTGAATAATTATGGGAGGTGCAGGAAACTTAGACATGTTTGTAGTAAAACGAAACAGATTATGTTCATTACCAATAACAGGTCAGCAGTCATTTTATTAATCTATCCCCTTTGTGCATGTACCGTTTCTCTCTCACTAAGGTTTCATCTATTCCCATTTTCCTTGATTCAAAGATTTAATTAtgattcaaatatttaattaaagttcAGACAACTATCTCTCTGAgtgtttttcttctgtctctggTCTTCTTGCATATCTCCTC
The sequence above is drawn from the Canis lupus baileyi chromosome 8, mCanLup2.hap1, whole genome shotgun sequence genome and encodes:
- the GPR88 gene encoding G protein-coupled receptor 88 codes for the protein MTNSSSASTSSTTGGSLLLLCEEEESWAGRRIPVSLLYSGLAIGGTLANGMVIYLVSSFRKLQTTSNAFIVNGCAADLSVCALWMPQEAVLGLLPAGAAEPPAGWDGAGGSYRLLRGGLLGLGLTVSLLSHCLVALNRYLLITRAPATYQALYQRRHTAGMLALSWALALALVLLLPPWAPRPGAAPPRLHYPALLAAAALLAQTALLLHCYLGIVRRVRVSVKRVSVLNFHLLHQLPGCAAAAAAFPGAPHAPGPGGTAHPAQAQPLPPALQPRRAQRRLSGLSVLLLCCVFLLATQPLAWVSLASGFSLPVPWGVQAASWLLCCALSALNPLLYTWRNEEFRRSVRSVLPGVGDAAAAAAAATAVPAVSQAQLGTRAAGQHW